The segment TTATATCCTGGGTGACTTCCAGACAGCCGAGATACCGGCCTTCGCGATTGCGCACCGGGAAATAACGGATATAGATCAGGCGGTTGTTGAGCGTAATCCAGAATTCCGCTTTATCACTGGTGCCTTTTTTGAAGTCGTCGAGAATCTTATTGACGACATGAACGCTCTTTTGAGGATGACAGTTCTGAACCTTACGTCCGATCACCGCCTTGGTACGGGGAAATATTCTTTCTTCCGCCTGATTGAAGTACCGCACTGTATCTTCTTTATCGACAAACGTAATATCCACGGGAAGGCTGTTCAACATCATTTCAAGCTCTTCCGGGTTGAATGCACCTGTCTCGAATTCAATCATATCTCCTCCTTTTATATTATCGGCGGTTTTGACCGCTGATTTTTCCACCCCGGTTTTTGCGGAACCGGGTGTGAAACAGCAGTAGCCGAGTTCATCGAATTCTTTTTTAATCTCAGCCCACTCCTCCTCAGAAATCACCTGCAGGGCAGTGGGAAAGAGGATGTTGTTCTCTTTGTAAAAATGATTGGCGAGCGTTTCGGCGAGTGCGATTGCGGTTTCCTCAAGGAGAGCCGTGTATGTGGAAAATTCCATTCTGTCGAAAGAAGAAAAAGCGTTGTACAGCTTCTTCTTGATCTCCCTTATCTGGTCGTGATCCATCCACATCATCTTCGGCGGTTGTTTGATGCCGTGCTTTTCGAGATAAGGGAAGAGGACGTTTTCTTCCCGTACGTAGTGGCTTTCCGAACTCCGTAAATGGTCTTCGATATGCTTCAGTTTTTCCGGTGCGTTTTTCTTTTCATCTTTGATTACGGTTATCACTTTCTTCAATTCATCTGCAAACTGCAGAACTTTTTTATGCTCTTCCATGAGGGTATGAATCGGATGCCCCGGCGGAGCGATACTCTTTTCCTTCTCAAGTGATTCCTTCATTAAACTGATATGCAGATCACAGAGTTTATGAATCTTCTCGGGCTCCATTCCTTCTTTTATCAATTCTTCTTCGGCTTTTGAAATTTCACGAGGGGTGACGTCGCCGATCTTTTTTTTGAACTCTTCTTTTAGTTTTGCGATATCACCGCCTTCGTGTAATTTTTTGATCAACTCCTTTAATTTTTCTTTTTTGCTTTCTTCAGACATTTAGTTTCTCCTTGATATTAATATCGCGTCAGCCATTTTACCAGTTCTCTCCCAGTAATTCGAAATAAGCCTTAGGATGGGCGCACGCGGGACATTTATCAGGCGGTTCGGTTCCTTCATGGATGTAACCGCAGTTACGACAGCGCCATTTGACTGGTTTTTCACGTTTAAAGACGCGTTTCTTTTCAATATTTTCGGCAAGCGCGAGGTATCTTTTTTCATGTTGTTTTTCGGCTATAGCGATGTGTTTGAAGACCTCGGCGATCTCTTTGAACCCTTCTTCCTCGGCGGTCCTGGCGAATTCGGGATACATCGTAGTATGTTCGTAGTTTTCTCCGGCAGCGGCGGCTTTGAGATTTTCCAGGGTCGTGCCGATCACGCCGGCGGGAAAAGATGCGTTTATTTCGACTTCACCGCCTTCCAGAAATTTGAAAAGACGCTCGGCGTGTTCTTTTTCATTATCAGCGGTCTCGGCGAAGATTCCTGATATCTGTTCATAACCTTCTTTTTTCGCCTTTGATGCGAAATAGGTATAACGGTTCCTCGCCTGGGATTCACCTGCAAAGGCGGTTAAAAGATTCTTTTCGGTTTTAGTTCCTTTTAAATTTTTCATTAAAAACCTCCTTATTATTGCTGTTGCGCCATTTTTTGTTTTTTTACGCTGTAACCAGTGTTCTCTATCTCTTTTATTATCACTTCTTCATCAAGATCACCGTCCACCTTGATCAGTTTTTTGTTGAGATGGACTTCGACCTTCTTTACACCGGAGACTTTTCTCAACGCCTGTTCTATGGTCATCTGACAGTGTTTACAGGTCATATCCGGGACATAAAAGGAATGGTCCATTTCACTTTCCTTCTTTTTTCTTTTTATTGAATTTAAAAGAATGACGAGAAGCAGCAGGATCGTCGCTGCGAACTGAATCACATAAGGTACTTTTTCTCCGGGTGACATAAATTGTTTCATCGTCGTTCCTTTTGTGAAGAGATCGAGTAATAACCCGAAGACCACGGCACTCGTTATGATTGAAGTCAGGTAGAGGAGCAGAACTCTTTTACCGATTTTCTTGCCGACAAAGGCGAGGGTTATCGTATTGGTTGCTGGACCGGCGATCAAAAACGCCAGCGCTGCTCCGGCTATCAGGCCTTTGCTGAGAAGCACCGCGGCGATCGGCACCGCACCGATTGCGCAGACATAGAGAGGTACGGAAATCGCCAGCATCAGGGGATAGGCGATAAGAGGATTCGAGAGATAGGTACTCGCTATGTCAGTGGGAAGCAGGGCGGTGAGTGCTCCACCGATGAGGATACCCAGAAGAAGTGTTTTACCGAGGTCCTGCGGCAGGATTCTGAATCCGTAATACAGCCCCTGTCTTACTCTTTCCTTGATGCCGAGATGGGGATGGGAACCGTGCCCGCTGATTTTGGTGGGTTCTTCTTTTTCAAAGGTGTAGACCAGTACTCCGACGAGTATCCCGGCGATGAGTGCCGCCAGAGGTCTTGCAATCGTAAATACCGCTCCGAGAAACGCATAGGTCACAAATATCGAATCGATACCGGTCGTCGGCGTGGAGACGAGGAACGCCATTGTCGACGCCTTTGACGCTCCGTCTTTTCTGAGTCCCGCAGCAATGGGAATTACACCGCAAGAACATACCGGGAGCGGAATGCCGAAGAGCGTTGATTTTATCACCGGGATGAATCCCGAGCCGCCGAGATGGTGCTTGATGAATTCCTCACCGATGAATGCATGAATAAAACCGGCGATGAGCATTCCAATTAAAAGCCAGGGGCTTACGACCAGAAGGAGCGCCCAGGTTTCAACGACGATTCGAATCAGTAGATCAATCATCACGACTCGCTAAATTCAAAAGACCTGTTCCACTGCTTTGACTTCCGGGATTTCTTCTTTCAGCTTTTTCTCGATCGCCATTCTCAAGGTGAGGGTGCTCATCGGACAGCCGGCACAGGCGCCGGTCAATTTAACCTTAACTATTCCGTCTTCAGTAACTTCGACCAATTCAACATCACCACCGTCTGCTTGCAGTCCCGGTCTGATCTGTTCCAGGACCTTTGTTACTTTTTCTTTCATTTTTCCTCCTTTTTTCTATTTATCTTTTCCGCTTTCATCTTAAAGCCCGTTTACACCGAAAGGTTCAGCTTTTTATCACCCTTTACTGTTCTTTCTCTTATTCCTTAAGCAGTCTTTGCAAATTCCCTTGAAATAACCGTGTACCTCTTCAATCTTATGTCCGTTGATCATCTTTTTGCCGTCGCCGAAGATCGGGCAGGAGATCTCAATGTCGATGATCCTTCCACAGATTTTGCAGAGAAAATGGTGATGGGGGGTGGTGACGATATCGTAGCGGATTTCCGTACCGGTGATCGTCTCCGCCGCAACCAGCTTGTTCTCAAGGAAGGCGTTCAGGGTGTTATAGATCGTCGTGATCGAAATTGTGGGGATTTCACCTTTAAGCGCCTCATAGATCATTTCCACGGTAGGATGGCTGTTTATGTTGTCAGAGAGATACTCGATCACTTTGAGTCGGGGATAAGTGGGCTTTAATCCTTTTTCTTCCAAGCGGCTCTTTAATTTTTCCATTTTTGTAATTGTTTTCATTCTGTAATAATTATAACAAAAATTTACGGTTTGTCAAGGGGTAAGATGATATCTCTTGTGATTTCGGGGATTGGTGGTGAGCTATCTCTTTTTTATGCCGTATTTCTTCGTTTTACGCCAGAGTGTACTACGGGATAATTTCAACTGATTTGCTGCTCTCTGCAGGCTCCAGTCGTTTTTCTTTAATGCTTCGTGGATTACTTTTTTTTCGAGTTCTTCGAGCGGATTTTCCGCGGAGATGATGCTGTGGAACAGGGAGTTTGATTCATCCCTGATGTCGTCGGGAAGGTGGTTGACCTGGATGATCTTACCTGAACAGTGGATGAAGGCGTGTTCGATCGCATGTTCCAGCTGACGTACATTACCCGGCCAGGGGTAATCGAGGAGAATATCGAGGGCGTCCTGGGAGATTTTGTTGACCCTTTTATTGAATTTTTTGTTGAATATAGTGATGAAGTGCTCGATGAGAAGAGGGATGTCTTCACGCCGATTGCGTAGCGGCGGCAGGGTTACGGGAACGACGTTCAAACGGTAGTAGAGGTCTTTTCTGAATTTACCCTGTTCTGTTTCTTCTTTCAGGTCTTTGTTCGTCGCTGCGATGATGCGGACATCGACCTTTTCCGTTTTCACTGCACCGAGTGGTTCAAAACTCTGTTCTTCGAGCACCCTGAGCAGTTTCGCCTGGATGGAGACCGGGAGTTCTCCTATCTCGTCGAGAAATATCGTACCTTTATCAGCCAGTTTGAATTTCCCCGGTTTATCGCTTCGGGCGTCTGTAAATGCACCTTTTTTATAACCAAAGAGCTCGCTTTCCAGGAGTGTTTCCGGCAGGGCGGTGCAGT is part of the candidate division WOR-3 bacterium genome and harbors:
- a CDS encoding DUF438 domain-containing protein, which produces MSEESKKEKLKELIKKLHEGGDIAKLKEEFKKKIGDVTPREISKAEEELIKEGMEPEKIHKLCDLHISLMKESLEKEKSIAPPGHPIHTLMEEHKKVLQFADELKKVITVIKDEKKNAPEKLKHIEDHLRSSESHYVREENVLFPYLEKHGIKQPPKMMWMDHDQIREIKKKLYNAFSSFDRMEFSTYTALLEETAIALAETLANHFYKENNILFPTALQVISEEEWAEIKKEFDELGYCCFTPGSAKTGVEKSAVKTADNIKGGDMIEFETGAFNPEELEMMLNSLPVDITFVDKEDTVRYFNQAEERIFPRTKAVIGRKVQNCHPQKSVHVVNKILDDFKKGTSDKAEFWITLNNRLIYIRYFPVRNREGRYLGCLEVTQDITEIKKIEGEKRLL
- a CDS encoding rubrerythrin family protein: MKNLKGTKTEKNLLTAFAGESQARNRYTYFASKAKKEGYEQISGIFAETADNEKEHAERLFKFLEGGEVEINASFPAGVIGTTLENLKAAAAGENYEHTTMYPEFARTAEEEGFKEIAEVFKHIAIAEKQHEKRYLALAENIEKKRVFKREKPVKWRCRNCGYIHEGTEPPDKCPACAHPKAYFELLGENW
- a CDS encoding NifU family protein translates to MKEKVTKVLEQIRPGLQADGGDVELVEVTEDGIVKVKLTGACAGCPMSTLTLRMAIEKKLKEEIPEVKAVEQVF
- a CDS encoding transcriptional repressor; amino-acid sequence: MEKLKSRLEEKGLKPTYPRLKVIEYLSDNINSHPTVEMIYEALKGEIPTISITTIYNTLNAFLENKLVAAETITGTEIRYDIVTTPHHHFLCKICGRIIDIEISCPIFGDGKKMINGHKIEEVHGYFKGICKDCLRNKRKNSKG
- a CDS encoding PAS domain-containing protein, producing MYRLSAELYKETARLTAILSSINDGVLTIDNEWRITSFNPAAVRITGFKAAEVLGKHCYEILKSTTCNENCPLRKTMETKEPISDYEIEIINAHGEIVPISVSTALLIDEEGEIIGGVETFRDLSTFKHLREELNIKFSFHNIIGKDKRMREIYNLLKVISPTDTTVLIIGETGTGKELVARAIHYNSSRKNRPFIKVDCTALPETLLESELFGYKKGAFTDARSDKPGKFKLADKGTIFLDEIGELPVSIQAKLLRVLEEQSFEPLGAVKTEKVDVRIIAATNKDLKEETEQGKFRKDLYYRLNVVPVTLPPLRNRREDIPLLIEHFITIFNKKFNKRVNKISQDALDILLDYPWPGNVRQLEHAIEHAFIHCSGKIIQVNHLPDDIRDESNSLFHSIISAENPLEELEKKVIHEALKKNDWSLQRAANQLKLSRSTLWRKTKKYGIKKR